The following proteins are encoded in a genomic region of Alnus glutinosa chromosome 8, dhAlnGlut1.1, whole genome shotgun sequence:
- the LOC133875903 gene encoding G-type lectin S-receptor-like serine/threonine-protein kinase SD1-1 produces the protein MENDVILDQNTEGQTEDLELPLYDLSTVTDATNNFSGHNKLGEGGFGPVFRGTLKDGREIAIKRLARNSRQGLNEFKNEVILIAKLQHRNLVRLLGCCIQGEEKMLIYEYMPNGSMDFFIFDQKRAKVLGWSMRFHIICGIARGLLYLHEDSRLRIIHRDLKASNVLLDSNMNPKISDFGMARICGEDQTEGNTNRVVGTYGYMAPEYAIHGLFSIKSDVFSFGILLLEILSGKKSRGFFDSSQSLNLIGHAWKLWREGRPLELIDTCLGDDSCPQLPQIIRCVHISLLCVQQHPEDRPSMSSVVTMLSSESTLPEPKEPGFHVGNKSLPVEYSSSSKQQSSSTNEISISLLEAR, from the exons ATGGAGAACGACGTAATCCTAGATCAGAACACTGAAGGCCAAACAGAAGACCTGGAACTCCCCTTGTATGACCTATCTACAGTAACCGATGCCACCAACAACTTTTCAGGCCACAACAAACTTGGTGAAGGTGGTTTTGGACCCGTATTCCGG GGTACACTGAAAGATGGGCGAGAAATTGCTATAAAAAGGCTTGCACGTAACTCTAGACAAGGATTGAATGagtttaaaaatgaagttatattgATTGCCAAATTGCAACATCGAAATCTTGTTAGGCTTTTGGGATGCTGCATTCAAGGAGAGGAGAAAATGCTAATCTATGAATACATGCCCAATGGAAGCATGGACTTCTTCATTTTTG ATCAAAAGAGAGCTAAAGTTTTAGGCTGGTCTATGCGCTTCCACATTATCTGTGGAATCGCTCGGGGGCTTCTTTATCTCCATGAAGATTCCAGACTAAGGATTATACACAGAGATCTCAAAGCAAGTAATGTCTTACTTGATAGTaatatgaatccaaaaatttcagacTTCGGCATGGCTAGAATATGTGGAGAAGATCAGACAGAAGGAAACACAAACAGAGTGGTTGGAACTTA TGGATATATGGCACCCGAATATGCCATTCATGGGTTATTCTCAATAAAATCCGATGTCTTTAGTTTTGGAATATTGTTGCTAGAGATATTAAGTGGAAAGAAGAGTCGAGGATTCTTCGATTCAAGCCAAAGTCTGAATCTTATCGGACAC GCATGGAAACTATGGAGAGAAGGCAGGCCTTTAGAGCTGATCGATACGTGCCTAGGAGACGACTCATGCCCTCAGCTCCCACAGATTATACGCTGTGTCCATATCAGTCTCTTATGCGTGCAACAGCATCCTGAGGATAGGCCCAGCATGTCTTCTGTGGTTACGATGCTAAGCAGTGAGAGTACATTACCTGAACCTAAAGAGCCTGGTTTCCATGTTGGAAATAAATCACTTCCTGTGGAATATTCTTCATCCAGCAAGCAGCAATCATCTTCAACAAACGAGATATCTATTTCGCTGTTAGAGGCTCGATGA